The DNA window CTTACATCGAAGTTCCATTCGCGGTTGAAGGTCAGATCGAACGAATAGAGGTGGAATATACATACGAACGTTCGGATGGTACAGCCGTAATCGATATTGGTCTACGCTCGCCGGAACGAATCGTAGGCTGGAGCGGGGGGGCCAGAAATTCATTCTTCGTTGGACTGGACAAGGCGACACCAGGCTACCTGGCCGGTTTCATTCCGGCAGGGGAATGGTATGTCCTGTTAGGTGCATATCGTGTGCCGGAGGGTGGATGCAGGGTGCAAATCAACTTGAAGCTTGTTCATAATCATCCGCGATGGATGAAGGGCGATTTGCATATGCACGGTGTTCACAGCGACGGTTCCTATTCGATCGCGGATGCGATTCAGTCTGGTAAGGACAGAGGGCTTGAATTTATGGCCTTTACTGATCACAATAATGCCTCACAGAACTTGTCTACATTAGCAGCCGACGATCAACTTGTGCTCATCCCCGGGGTAGAACTGACGAGTTACAAGGGACATGCTAATTTATTAGGGCAACTGGATGCGCTGGACGACTTCCGGGTTTTGACACCTGAACATGCAACGACCACTTTACAACGAGCGGTGGATAAGGGGGCATTGGTCTCGTTAAATCATCCATTCGACCCAGATTGTCCTTGGGAGCTAGGCTTTGATGTTCCATACGATGCGATTGAAGTGTGGAATGGGCCGTGGCGTCCGCTAAATGAGGCCGCTGTCCGTTGGTGGCAAGAGCAGTTGGTATCTGGACGCAAGCTTGTGGCGATCGGAGGGAGCGACACGCACAGACCTGATCCTTATGTTGCACACGGAACACCTACGACTTATGTTCGTGCTAAAGCGGAATCGAAGGAGGAGATCCTGCGAGCGATCAGGCAAGGGCGAGTTGTACTTTCGTTCAATACAGACGAGACATTCATCGATCTGTCCATCGGGAAGGCTGGCGTTGGAGATACGGCAATCGTGGACAAAGAGAAGGAATATGAACTAGTAGTGAAAATTAACGGTGCTGCAGGAGATAAAGTGCAATTATGGTCCGATCGCGGTTTGGAGCAGGAATGGATCGTAGCAAACGAAGGAATATATTCTTTCCCTGTTGAGGTGGATCGTTTGTTCTACCGCATGGAGTCAAGCCGTCACCTGACGGATTTGGACTTAACAATTACTTCTTGCCTAACTAATCCGATCTATATCCAGAGATTGACGGTGGGGGCATCAGTTTGAATTTGCATGAAATCACGGATACCAGCGTAAGTGCTCGTACACAATTGACTAAGCCGGCAAAGACGTTATTATCTGTGAACGGGTTAAACGGATTAGGATTGAATCTGTCAAGTTTATTCATTAATGTGTATTGGTACAAGTTGACGCAAGACATGTCGATCACACTGCTCTTCACCTTGGTCTCATACGTGGCATGGTTACCAGCCTTCGCACTTGCAGGGTGGTTCAGTAAGCGGTTCTCTCGTAAGAGTGCAATCGTAATCGGGACGATAACACAGCTTGCGTTCTATGGGGTGGTCCTCTTGTACGGCGAGCAGTCGGCTCATTGGATACCAGAGCTTGGCTTGCTATACGGTGTCGGGGCGGGATTTTATTGGCTCGGAATCAACGTATTGACGGTCAAATTAACCTCTCCGTCGAACCGGGATTGGTTTAACGGGGCGAATGGGATGATCGGTTCTATCACAGGTATGCTGGGACCTTTACTAGCGGGTTGGACAGTTTCTACTACACCTGATCGAATTGGTTATCCGCTCGTATTTGGTGCGGCATTCCTATGTTTTCTGTTATCCATGTTGGCCTCTTTTCAGCTCCCTGATGAAACTTCGCGGAAACCGTTCCAAGTGCGTAGCATGCTCGGGATACTAAGACACGCTGAATGGCGACGTCTGACATTTTCATTCGTAGCGTTGGCATTCCGCGAAGGCGTACTATCCGCTGCCATCGGCCTATGGGTTTTTGTATCGACGCAAAGCGAAGGGACAACAGGACAATTCGCTTTTCTGACTACCATGTTGTCTGTTGTCAGCTTTTATGTGGTAGGGCGATTTGCCCAAAAGTACCACTATCGAGGATTGCTCGCCGTGGGCACGACCTTGTTCAGCCTGTCCATGGTTGGTATTTCTATTCATATGAATCAGAGTACATTGCTCCTGTATGGGATTATGGATGCGATTAGCAGGCCGATCTTCGACACACCTTTCAATACACTAGCGTACAACTATGTTAACCAATTTGACCTGGGCGGAAAAATCAGCACGGAGCTGGTCGTATGGCGAGAATTTGCCCTCAGTGTAGGCCGTATTTCAAGTGTCGGGATGCTTGTCATGTTGTATAAATGGACAGACCCCGAATTGACTTTAGTATTGTTCTTGGGGATGATTTTCCTTGTCGGGTTGCTACCTCTCTTACTTGTTTGGAAAGTCGCATCCGCTAAGAGTTAATAAGATAAAAAGGCTGACCCAGCAGGATCACATGCATCCTCTTGAGTCAGCCTGATTTATTATTGTGCTTTTACATATTCAGCAGCTTTAACGCCAGCTTGATAGCCGAAGACAATGATATCTCCAACAGAGTTGCCGCCGATACGGTTAGAACCGTGCAAGCCGCCTATCACTTCACCTGCCGCAAACAGTCCCGGAATGGGTTGACCATCTGTAGTTAGCACTTCAGTGTTTGTATTGATCTTTACGCCACCCATCGTGTAGTGAATTCCTGGAGCGATCTTGATGGCATAGAATGGTCCGGTGGACAAGTCGTTGTCCATCCCCGTTGTTCTGCCGAATTCCGCATCTTCTTTATTCTTCACTGCTTCATTCCATGTATCGAGTGTTGCTTGCAGTTGATCTGCAGGAACATTAATTTCTTTCGCTAACGCTTCGATCGAATCCCCTTGAATCACAAAGCCCATTTCCTCATATTGCTGGATTGCTTTTACACGAGATTTTACGCCGGAATCAAAGACGATATATGCTGATTTTTCTGGTAGTTTATTGATTGCAGCTGTTACATTATCACGAGTATCCAATTCATTCGTGAAACGTTTGCCTTCGCTGGAAACGAGAATACCGCCTTCACCGCGAACCGCTTCACCGATGAGATAGGATTGTTCTTGCTGTACAGTTGGATGCACTTGGATCTGATCCATATCGACTGTTGTACCGCCAAGTGCTTCAATCATCTTAATACCGTCACCTGTGCTACCTTCTTGGTTCGTGGTTACTAATCCTTTCAAGTCAGGTCTAACTTCAGCAATGAGCTCCATGTTTGCGCCATATCCGCCAGTTGCGACGATAACAGCACTTGCTTCAATTGTTTTCTCCTCTTCTCCGTTGAGTAGAACTTTAACGCCGGTTACCTTACCGTCTTTTTCAGTAATTTCCTTTACGTCAGCATTAACGAAAAGTGGAATATCTTGTTCTTGAACATTTCTCACCAAGCCATTGACAAGGAATTGTCCAACTGCGGAACCATCCTCAGGACGGTGTGTACGCTTTACACTCATACCGCCTGTAATTGTAAGATTGTTCAGAGAAATTCCTTTGGAATCTAACCAATCAATTGCGCTGGCAGAATGGTCTACGAAATAACGAAGCAAATCGGTATCGTTGGTATTTTTACCACCTTTTAAAGTCTCTTTATAGAATAGATCATTGCTATCCTCGATATTTTGCTCTTGTTGAAATTTTGTTTCAGAAGCATTCATACCGGAAGAAGATTTATTGGTATTTCCGCCGGCAGCCGCCATTTTTTCGAATATAACAGGGTTCATGCCGTTTTCTTTTGCTTCCAGTGCAGCAGTCATGCCCGCACCGCCTGCACCAATGATGATGACATCATATTTATCCTTCAGTTGATCGATCGGAGTATAACTCGCTTGCGAAGCTCCTGACACAGCTTCCGTTTCATTCGTTTCAGTTTGTGTTGCATTGTCTTGAGTCGTGTTTTGGCTCTGGTTATCACTGCCGCATCCAGACATCAGGAGCACGAAAGAGAGAACCAAAATCAAGGTTGTTGTTAATTTCTTCTGCATATTTAATCCCTCAATCTTTCTTTTTTTTTTTTGAATACTTAGAGGCTAGTGAAGGAAGATATTTCCTTACACGTTCGCTTCTTAGCTCTTTTAGCGGTCTTTATTTTAATATAAGATCATACTTTTGATAGTGAAAATAATCACAAACCAATGAATAACTTTCTGGAAAAAGTTTATTTCATGCGTATGTTCGGAAAAGTTCTAACTGAATAGGATACATATCTTGCAAATTCTGGAGGTAGCTTTATCCATTAATTTGCGCATGCCAAGATCTTGTTCAATACAATCGCTGCAATAGATGCAACTAGAATTGAATTATTATTCAGATTAACTATTGAATGTTTATGCATCTAGATGTATAATTTCACTTAATTAACGTTAATTAAATTTGGGGTGGGAAGTATCATTGACTAAAAATAAGTTGAAAAATGTGGCGATGAAGCTGTTCGGTGAGAAGGGTTATGAAGGTACGGCCCTTTCTGAAATTGCCAAGGAAGTTGGCGTGAAGACCCCGGCGATCTATGCCTTTTTTGAAAATAAAGAGGATTTGTTCATGGCGGTCTTTCGAGAGGCGATGGAGTCCTACAATTCGTATGTGCAGCAGTTGTCAGATGAACAGAAGGTGCTGAGTGTGAAGGATAGTCTTCATGGAATTCTATTAAGACAATATGAATTCTATCAGCAGAATCCAGAAGCGAGCTTGCTTGTGCTAAGGTATGTGGTGTTCCCACCAGTGTTCCTGAAGGAGACGATTGAGGATGCGT is part of the Paenibacillus segetis genome and encodes:
- a CDS encoding CehA/McbA family metallohydrolase codes for the protein MEIISKLSLNRWIANEEEKTYIEVPFAVEGQIERIEVEYTYERSDGTAVIDIGLRSPERIVGWSGGARNSFFVGLDKATPGYLAGFIPAGEWYVLLGAYRVPEGGCRVQINLKLVHNHPRWMKGDLHMHGVHSDGSYSIADAIQSGKDRGLEFMAFTDHNNASQNLSTLAADDQLVLIPGVELTSYKGHANLLGQLDALDDFRVLTPEHATTTLQRAVDKGALVSLNHPFDPDCPWELGFDVPYDAIEVWNGPWRPLNEAAVRWWQEQLVSGRKLVAIGGSDTHRPDPYVAHGTPTTYVRAKAESKEEILRAIRQGRVVLSFNTDETFIDLSIGKAGVGDTAIVDKEKEYELVVKINGAAGDKVQLWSDRGLEQEWIVANEGIYSFPVEVDRLFYRMESSRHLTDLDLTITSCLTNPIYIQRLTVGASV
- a CDS encoding MFS transporter, with product MNLHEITDTSVSARTQLTKPAKTLLSVNGLNGLGLNLSSLFINVYWYKLTQDMSITLLFTLVSYVAWLPAFALAGWFSKRFSRKSAIVIGTITQLAFYGVVLLYGEQSAHWIPELGLLYGVGAGFYWLGINVLTVKLTSPSNRDWFNGANGMIGSITGMLGPLLAGWTVSTTPDRIGYPLVFGAAFLCFLLSMLASFQLPDETSRKPFQVRSMLGILRHAEWRRLTFSFVALAFREGVLSAAIGLWVFVSTQSEGTTGQFAFLTTMLSVVSFYVVGRFAQKYHYRGLLAVGTTLFSLSMVGISIHMNQSTLLLYGIMDAISRPIFDTPFNTLAYNYVNQFDLGGKISTELVVWREFALSVGRISSVGMLVMLYKWTDPELTLVLFLGMIFLVGLLPLLLVWKVASAKS
- a CDS encoding flavocytochrome c — encoded protein: MQKKLTTTLILVLSFVLLMSGCGSDNQSQNTTQDNATQTETNETEAVSGASQASYTPIDQLKDKYDVIIIGAGGAGMTAALEAKENGMNPVIFEKMAAAGGNTNKSSSGMNASETKFQQEQNIEDSNDLFYKETLKGGKNTNDTDLLRYFVDHSASAIDWLDSKGISLNNLTITGGMSVKRTHRPEDGSAVGQFLVNGLVRNVQEQDIPLFVNADVKEITEKDGKVTGVKVLLNGEEEKTIEASAVIVATGGYGANMELIAEVRPDLKGLVTTNQEGSTGDGIKMIEALGGTTVDMDQIQVHPTVQQEQSYLIGEAVRGEGGILVSSEGKRFTNELDTRDNVTAAINKLPEKSAYIVFDSGVKSRVKAIQQYEEMGFVIQGDSIEALAKEINVPADQLQATLDTWNEAVKNKEDAEFGRTTGMDNDLSTGPFYAIKIAPGIHYTMGGVKINTNTEVLTTDGQPIPGLFAAGEVIGGLHGSNRIGGNSVGDIIVFGYQAGVKAAEYVKAQ
- a CDS encoding TetR/AcrR family transcriptional regulator — protein: MTKNKLKNVAMKLFGEKGYEGTALSEIAKEVGVKTPAIYAFFENKEDLFMAVFREAMESYNSYVQQLSDEQKVLSVKDSLHGILLRQYEFYQQNPEASLLVLRYVVFPPVFLKETIEDAFHHSDEQLTKVIEQFILRGLEEGVIRNQSVELLTDAFLNLMDGLSMQYFYYTSKGIYERKLNHAFEMYWRGACS